In one window of Mobula hypostoma chromosome 1, sMobHyp1.1, whole genome shotgun sequence DNA:
- the tmub1 gene encoding transmembrane and ubiquitin-like domain-containing protein 1 codes for MALIEGVGDEVTVLFSLVFILLVLVLSWASTHTIDQGDQAQQLADGSPVELQDPTCPFSTEASAQPAASETGTIAAGCTAERQRDGAEGEMERQRDSAEGEVERQRDGAEGEVERQRDGAEGEMERQRDRDKEEQEWQRDEGREQRNRSEGQMDRVEEERQEKEKRNDIEVQVVPEPEEAWPTVSATEDLVSDPVPVQLRQRLTTARGRDAAETLAIVGHLPHSDSAQDSSMVMRLKFLNDTERIVQVRPEHTIGHIKRTQFPHQEHQVRLIYQGQLLGDDTQTLSSLHITGNCVVHCHISQNATPQSPAGSHAAENTDTTLNIGGLMLPLFLLMLSILWYYQINYRHFFTPPATISLVGITILFSFVAFGAYRR; via the exons GATGAGGTGACTGTGCTGTTCAGCCTGGTATTCATCTTGCTGGTTCTTGTCCTGTCATGGGCTTCCACTCACACCATCGATCAAGGCGACCAAGCacagcaacttgctgatggttCTCCCGTGGAGCTGCAGGACCCTACCTGCCCATTTTCCACTGAGGCCTCGGCACAGCCTGCAGCATCTGAGACTGGAACAATAGCAGCAGGATGCacagcagagagacagagggacggtgcagagggggagatggagagacagagggacagtgcggagggggaggtggagagacagagggacggtgcagagggggaggtggagagacagagggacggtgcagagggggagatggagagacagagggat agagaCAAGGAGGAGCAGGAGTGGCAGAGGGATGAAGGGCGGGAGCAGAGGAACAGGTCAGAGGGGCAGATGGacagggtggaggaggagaggcaggagaaagagaagagaaaTGACATAGAGGTGCAGGTTGTGCCTGAACCTGAGGAGGCGTGGCCCACAGTCAGTGCCACTGAGGACCTGGTTTCAGATCCTGTGCCTGTACAGTTACGGCAGCGACTGACCACAGCAAGAGGCAGGGATGCAGCTGAGACTCTGGCCATCGTTGGCCATCTTCCCCACAGTGACTCTGCACAGGACAGCTCCATGGTGATGAGACTGAAGTTTTTAAATGATACGGAGAGAATAGTTCAGGTCAGACCTGAACATACGATTGGACACATAAAAAG GACTCAGTTTCCCCACCAGGAGCACCAGGTGCGTCTTATATACCAAGGGCAGCTGCTGGGAGatgacacacagacactctcctcactTCACATCACGGGCAACTGTGTAGTTCACTGCCACATCTCGCAGAATGCAACTCCACAGTCTCCAGCAGGGAGCCATGCAGCGGAGAACACTGACACCACCCTCAACATCGGGGGTCTCATGCTGCCCCTCTTCCTCCTTATGCTCTCCATTCTGTGGTATTACCAGATCAACTATCGGCACTTCTTCACACCACCTGCTACGATCTCGCTGGTCGGCATAACCATTCTCTTCAGCTTTGTGGCTTTTGGAGCTTACCGACGATGA